The Thermoclostridium stercorarium subsp. stercorarium DSM 8532 genome contains a region encoding:
- the cysS gene encoding cysteine--tRNA ligase — MKLYNTLTKRKEEFIPLKPGEVKMYSCGPTVYDYFHIGNARPFIIFDVLRRFLEYRGYKVIFVQNFTDIDDKMIRRANEEGKTVAEIAEKYIREYYVDAHGLGIKDPTYAPRATENIDAIIDMIKTLVDKGYAYVVDGDVYFKTSKFEEYGKLSGHRLEDLELGARIEVDERKENAMDFALWKAQKPGEPAWDSPWGKGRPGWHIECSAMANRYLGETIDIHSGGQDLIFPHHENEIAQSEACNGKPFARYWLHNGFININNEKMSKSRGNFFTVRDIAKHYDYEVIRFFLLSAHYRSPINFSDALLEQAKSALNRIYECRDNLRFFLSKAEKDTFEEDIYGNLDIYRDRFIEAMEDDLNTADALAAIFELVREINTRITANAGKKTISKALDLLDELTGVLGIMRKEYENDLDENIRALIEERQKARAERNFKRADEIRDQLRKMGIELQDTPQGVKVVRK; from the coding sequence ATGAAACTGTATAATACGCTGACGAAGAGAAAAGAAGAATTTATTCCGCTGAAACCGGGCGAAGTGAAAATGTACAGCTGTGGCCCCACAGTTTATGATTATTTCCATATAGGCAATGCCCGCCCGTTTATAATATTTGACGTATTGAGGCGTTTTCTTGAATACCGGGGATATAAAGTGATATTTGTCCAGAATTTTACCGATATAGATGACAAAATGATAAGGCGGGCGAATGAGGAAGGAAAAACCGTTGCCGAAATTGCGGAAAAATATATCAGGGAGTACTATGTGGATGCTCACGGGCTGGGGATAAAGGATCCCACTTATGCACCGCGGGCAACCGAAAACATAGACGCGATCATTGACATGATAAAGACACTTGTTGATAAAGGCTACGCTTATGTGGTCGACGGGGATGTTTATTTCAAAACGTCAAAATTCGAGGAGTACGGCAAACTTTCAGGCCACAGGCTGGAAGACTTGGAACTGGGGGCCAGAATTGAGGTGGACGAAAGAAAAGAGAACGCGATGGATTTTGCCCTGTGGAAGGCCCAAAAACCGGGTGAGCCTGCGTGGGACAGTCCGTGGGGGAAGGGCAGACCGGGGTGGCATATTGAGTGTTCGGCAATGGCCAACCGTTATCTCGGTGAAACTATCGATATACACAGCGGCGGTCAGGACCTGATTTTTCCGCACCATGAAAACGAAATAGCGCAAAGCGAAGCATGCAACGGAAAACCTTTTGCAAGGTACTGGCTGCATAACGGATTTATTAACATAAACAATGAAAAGATGTCAAAATCGCGGGGGAATTTCTTCACGGTAAGGGACATTGCAAAACATTACGACTATGAAGTAATCCGTTTCTTTCTGCTTTCGGCACATTACAGAAGCCCGATAAATTTCAGTGATGCCCTGCTGGAGCAGGCTAAGAGCGCTTTGAACAGAATATATGAATGCCGCGACAATCTCAGATTTTTCCTGTCAAAAGCCGAAAAAGACACGTTTGAAGAGGATATTTACGGCAATCTTGACATTTACCGCGATAGATTCATAGAAGCGATGGAAGATGATTTGAACACTGCGGATGCACTGGCGGCGATTTTTGAACTGGTTAGGGAAATAAACACAAGAATTACCGCCAATGCAGGGAAAAAGACCATCTCAAAAGCCCTTGATCTGCTTGACGAACTTACCGGTGTGCTGGGGATAATGAGAAAAGAATATGAGAACGATTTGGACGAGAATATCAGGGCTTTGATTGAAGAACGCCAGAAGGCGCGGGCCGAAAGGAATTTCAAACGGGCTGACGAAATACGCGATCAGCTCAGAAAAATGGGAATTGAGCTTCAGGATACTCCGCAGGGAGTTAAAGTGGTAAGAAAGTAG
- a CDS encoding methyl-accepting chemotaxis protein: MENGRENKIGMNQVAIIAATVIGFGIGIFFSIKTKEILIFIVVGLFALVEAIFVRLAFELELKKLADRFAAEMDKVKDGDFSVMLTSKDYGILGPVAATVNTVLSDIRNLIDGFFQLALSIRSASYTVNTVSKNATEAVQLISQTSNEIAKGASSQAEEAQNGVLAVEKLADQINSVYNSSNEIIVETDKITQVNTAGVKAVQSLKEKSEKNFEATEKIFSVFEKFLRIVQQITSFTESIENITEQTNLLALNAAIEAARAGEAGLGFAVVADEVRKLADQSRQSNLEIANLVESIGEETKVAIEVLEDLRKTSEEQILSVEQTRQAFKDIADAIYAIVGKFRSVNESVNKMQDDKDEVIQAIEHISSVSQETAAASEEMSATTDSQMKAFDELLETSKNLERLVFDLDERLKRYKIR, translated from the coding sequence ATGGAAAACGGCAGGGAGAATAAAATCGGTATGAACCAGGTGGCAATAATAGCTGCCACGGTAATTGGTTTTGGTATCGGAATTTTTTTCAGCATCAAAACCAAAGAAATTCTGATATTTATCGTAGTCGGCCTGTTTGCTTTGGTTGAAGCCATTTTTGTAAGGTTGGCCTTTGAACTTGAATTGAAAAAACTTGCAGACAGGTTTGCCGCGGAAATGGATAAGGTAAAAGACGGGGATTTTTCAGTCATGCTGACCTCCAAAGACTACGGCATTCTCGGTCCTGTCGCGGCAACAGTAAACACGGTACTCAGCGATATCCGGAACCTGATAGACGGATTTTTTCAGCTGGCACTTTCTATCAGAAGTGCATCCTATACTGTTAATACCGTTTCAAAAAACGCCACCGAAGCAGTTCAGCTGATATCCCAGACCAGCAACGAAATAGCCAAAGGAGCGTCAAGCCAGGCTGAAGAAGCTCAGAACGGAGTTCTTGCAGTGGAAAAACTGGCAGATCAGATAAATTCAGTTTATAACAGTTCCAATGAAATAATAGTTGAAACCGATAAAATCACCCAGGTCAACACCGCCGGCGTAAAAGCCGTTCAGTCACTCAAGGAAAAATCCGAAAAGAATTTTGAAGCCACAGAAAAGATTTTCTCGGTTTTCGAAAAATTCCTCAGGATTGTCCAGCAAATCACTTCATTCACCGAATCCATAGAAAACATAACCGAACAGACCAACCTTCTTGCGTTGAATGCGGCGATCGAAGCGGCGCGGGCCGGAGAAGCAGGGCTCGGGTTTGCGGTCGTTGCCGATGAAGTCAGGAAGCTTGCCGATCAGAGCAGGCAGTCAAACCTTGAAATTGCAAACCTTGTTGAAAGCATCGGTGAAGAAACCAAAGTCGCCATTGAGGTTCTCGAGGATTTAAGAAAAACATCGGAAGAACAAATACTGTCGGTTGAGCAAACAAGGCAGGCTTTCAAAGACATAGCCGACGCCATCTATGCCATAGTGGGCAAGTTTAGAAGCGTTAACGAATCTGTGAACAAAATGCAGGATGACAAGGACGAAGTTATACAGGCCATTGAACATATTTCATCCGTATCCCAGGAGACGGCTGCGGCAAGCGAGGAAATGTCGGCCACTACCGATTCCCAGATGAAAGCCTTTGACGAACTGCTTGAAACCTCGAAGAATCTTGAACGGCTCGTATTTGATCTTGACGAAAGGCTGAAGAGATATAAAATCCGGTGA
- a CDS encoding glycosyltransferase family 2 protein, producing MGIYIHLFLFSFSFVIQLIVFLLSTYYLVITIAGWLPFPEENTGKNGDFRYHRFALVIPAHNEEKVIGSIVKSLNRQQYPKELFDIFVICDNCTDNTEHEAKKAGAMVLVRTNHTEKGKGFALEWAFARLFSLNRQYDAVCVFDADNVVSRNYLNEMNKMLNAGHEVIQGYIDSKNPFDSWISLSYSIAFWLSNRIFQQTRHNLGLSCGLCGTGFCIRTSVLKEIGWGVTCLTEDLEFTMKLIMNNKKVAFCNKAVVYDEKPLTFFQSWKQRKRWMQGHTDCAKRYLLKLLKKTFTEGSLAALDGSIYLLQPIHFICFGLAVLITWSKTVFPSLPFYIVGYSFPAWFWSLIVLIQILFGPLVVMHEKKWDYKILIGFLAYPFYCLTWLPVTIAGIKDSGKKEWAHTVHTRNITIEDIEKS from the coding sequence ATGGGTATCTACATCCATTTATTTTTGTTTTCCTTTTCATTTGTTATTCAGCTTATTGTGTTTTTATTAAGCACATATTACCTGGTTATAACAATTGCCGGATGGCTGCCTTTCCCTGAAGAGAACACGGGGAAAAACGGGGACTTCCGCTATCACCGGTTTGCTTTGGTTATTCCGGCCCATAACGAGGAAAAAGTTATAGGAAGCATTGTGAAAAGCCTTAACAGGCAGCAGTACCCAAAAGAATTATTTGACATTTTCGTAATTTGCGACAATTGCACGGATAATACCGAACATGAGGCAAAAAAAGCCGGGGCAATGGTACTTGTGCGCACAAACCATACCGAAAAAGGCAAGGGCTTTGCCCTGGAATGGGCTTTTGCAAGACTGTTTTCGTTAAACAGGCAGTATGACGCCGTCTGCGTTTTTGACGCCGATAACGTGGTATCCCGCAATTACCTGAATGAAATGAACAAAATGCTGAATGCCGGGCACGAAGTAATCCAGGGATATATCGACAGCAAAAATCCGTTTGATTCCTGGATTTCCCTTTCCTATTCCATTGCCTTCTGGCTTTCAAACAGAATATTCCAGCAGACAAGGCATAATCTGGGCCTGTCCTGCGGCTTGTGCGGTACAGGCTTTTGCATCCGTACATCGGTCCTTAAGGAAATAGGTTGGGGCGTCACCTGTCTTACCGAAGACCTGGAATTTACAATGAAACTTATTATGAACAACAAAAAAGTGGCATTCTGCAATAAGGCAGTGGTTTATGATGAAAAACCCCTGACATTTTTTCAGTCATGGAAACAGAGGAAGCGATGGATGCAGGGGCATACCGACTGTGCCAAAAGGTATCTGCTGAAGCTTTTAAAAAAAACCTTTACCGAAGGAAGCCTGGCTGCTCTGGACGGCAGTATATACCTCCTCCAGCCAATCCATTTTATCTGCTTCGGGCTGGCGGTATTAATAACGTGGTCAAAAACGGTGTTCCCGTCCTTACCGTTCTACATAGTAGGTTATTCCTTTCCGGCATGGTTCTGGTCCCTGATTGTTTTAATTCAGATATTATTCGGGCCTCTTGTGGTCATGCATGAAAAAAAATGGGATTACAAAATTCTTATTGGCTTTCTCGCATATCCGTTTTACTGCCTTACATGGCTGCCTGTAACAATCGCGGGAATTAAGGATTCCGGAAAAAAGGAATGGGCCCATACCGTCCATACAAGAAATATAACAATTGAAGACATTGAAAAATCGTAA
- a CDS encoding glycoside hydrolase family 127 protein — MLTNTEKSPYAKTYSLPWDAVNWTGGIWAEVFKTCAENTVPHIRQMFEDRDISHVVENFRIAAREIDGSFHGTPFGDGDFYKWMEAAIYVACKNNDGKLLREIDEYIDLISRAQLDDGYISTKQIIGEIKGENITRLGDINNFEVYNFGHLFTTACIHKRLTGLDNLLNVAVKAAEYLEKTYQEAAGTGEVKTAVCPSHYMGLVEMYRTTGNKRFLDLARLAINLRDSVKNGTDDNQDRIPLKKHEKIVGHAVRSNYLYAGVSDLYAETGDSEYLDVLHRVWKDLVEHKIYITGGCGALYNGVSPYGNFWIDQKVHQAYGHEYQLPNLTAYNETCASVGSVLWAYRMFTVEPKAHYFDVIEKTMLNVNLAAISLDGRKFFYENMLRRARKLPFELCWPLERKEYISSFCCPPNLARLLAETSEYAYCLSDDTVWLGMYGENEARIRLRNGASFTVAQKTQYPFDGNICFSFRDTNGKGFKLNIRIPDWAESGHISVNGRVIKEISVQDSSTYYTLNVEKPSETNVTVRFDMPVRLTIAHPLVETDINQVAVERGPVVYCIESHDTELETLDDLMIGINSDFTPVEYEITGRKIIALEGEALKIKRDGDDSGKLYRTLKFKGLKRIHIRLVPYFAWDNRGFGEMKIWLPVAFC; from the coding sequence ATGTTAACCAACACGGAAAAATCACCCTATGCAAAAACCTATTCGTTGCCGTGGGATGCGGTTAACTGGACCGGCGGCATATGGGCGGAGGTATTTAAAACATGTGCTGAAAATACAGTACCGCATATAAGGCAAATGTTTGAAGACAGGGATATCAGTCATGTTGTGGAGAACTTCAGGATTGCAGCCCGGGAAATTGACGGAAGTTTCCACGGAACACCTTTTGGTGACGGTGATTTTTACAAATGGATGGAAGCGGCGATTTATGTGGCATGTAAAAACAATGACGGAAAACTGCTGAGGGAAATCGATGAATATATCGATCTGATAAGCCGTGCCCAGCTTGATGACGGGTATATTTCTACAAAACAGATAATAGGGGAGATAAAAGGCGAAAATATAACCCGTCTCGGGGACATTAACAATTTTGAAGTGTATAATTTCGGACATTTGTTTACCACCGCGTGTATTCATAAACGCCTAACCGGACTGGACAATTTACTGAATGTTGCCGTTAAAGCCGCCGAGTATCTGGAAAAAACGTATCAGGAAGCAGCCGGAACGGGAGAGGTCAAAACCGCAGTTTGCCCTTCTCATTATATGGGTCTGGTTGAAATGTACCGCACAACAGGCAATAAACGCTTTCTTGATCTTGCCCGGCTGGCAATAAATTTAAGGGATTCAGTGAAGAACGGCACTGATGACAATCAGGACAGAATACCCCTTAAGAAACATGAAAAAATAGTGGGGCACGCTGTGCGTTCAAATTACCTGTATGCAGGAGTGTCGGATTTATATGCCGAAACCGGAGACAGCGAATACCTTGACGTGCTGCACAGGGTGTGGAAAGACCTTGTTGAACATAAAATATATATCACCGGTGGCTGCGGCGCGCTTTATAACGGAGTGTCCCCGTACGGAAACTTCTGGATTGACCAAAAGGTGCATCAGGCATACGGGCATGAATATCAGCTGCCGAATCTCACGGCCTATAATGAAACCTGTGCGTCGGTTGGCAGTGTATTGTGGGCGTACAGAATGTTTACAGTTGAACCAAAAGCCCATTATTTCGACGTAATTGAAAAAACAATGCTTAATGTGAACCTTGCTGCGATAAGCCTTGACGGCCGGAAGTTTTTCTATGAGAATATGCTGAGAAGGGCCCGAAAACTCCCTTTTGAACTGTGCTGGCCTCTGGAGAGAAAAGAATATATATCCAGTTTCTGCTGCCCTCCGAATCTGGCCAGGCTTCTGGCGGAAACTTCGGAATACGCGTATTGCTTGTCAGACGACACGGTGTGGCTTGGAATGTACGGGGAAAATGAAGCAAGGATCAGGCTCAGAAACGGCGCCTCATTTACCGTGGCCCAGAAAACTCAGTATCCTTTCGACGGAAATATTTGTTTTTCCTTTAGGGATACAAATGGTAAAGGATTCAAACTCAACATACGCATACCCGATTGGGCTGAAAGTGGGCATATATCGGTCAACGGCCGTGTTATTAAGGAAATTTCGGTACAGGATTCTTCAACGTATTACACTTTGAATGTTGAAAAGCCTTCGGAAACAAATGTTACTGTCCGGTTCGACATGCCTGTACGGTTAACCATTGCCCATCCTCTTGTAGAAACCGACATAAACCAGGTTGCGGTTGAAAGAGGGCCTGTTGTGTATTGTATCGAGTCGCATGACACCGAGCTTGAAACCCTTGATGATTTGATGATAGGGATTAACAGTGATTTTACGCCTGTTGAATATGAAATTACGGGCAGGAAGATTATTGCTCTGGAAGGAGAGGCATTAAAGATAAAAAGAGACGGGGATGATTCCGGTAAATTATACCGGACGCTGAAATTCAAAGGCCTGAAACGGATACATATCCGCCTTGTTCCGTATTTTGCATGGGATAACAGGGGATTTGGCGAGATGAAAATATGGTTGCCTGTTGCTTTCTGCTGA